A genomic region of Mycobacterium sp. Aquia_213 contains the following coding sequences:
- a CDS encoding alpha-D-ribose 1-methylphosphonate 5-triphosphate diphosphatase — MLISLQAARVITGTPEHVDHDEAVAPRWVTIEDGRISAVGTQPHPHAAQFDLRPLQLWPAFTDLHADSLPRFESPRPGTLIPLDAALHDFATDAAAHGVVYPYLCISVGEGPDTADGYRRAHAVLQTLHRVAGELPVTVPIHLRVDVSDPESVDGTAELLRRHGRRIGLLSVMDHTPGQGQYQTERAWRPAMGTRLCLDDDELNRWLATLHRHATGTPLRRRQIARFAAAHNTVFATHDPDSESAVTEAAAMRASICEFPLTLDAAAAARDNGLAVVMGAPNAWRGSSHLSNLSARDAIEAGVVDVLTSDYHSGSLARAAVAISEAGVASIDTAVAMLTTRPRQVIASSSCDAGGLTPGQPADLVAVRTEPMASVMATWSSGRQVSGPALW, encoded by the coding sequence ATGTTGATTAGCCTGCAGGCCGCCCGGGTGATCACCGGGACTCCGGAACACGTGGACCACGACGAGGCCGTAGCGCCGCGGTGGGTCACGATCGAAGACGGGCGTATCAGCGCCGTCGGCACCCAGCCGCACCCGCATGCGGCGCAGTTCGACCTGCGACCGTTGCAGCTGTGGCCGGCCTTCACCGACCTGCACGCGGATTCACTGCCGCGCTTCGAATCTCCGCGGCCGGGAACCCTGATTCCGCTCGACGCTGCGTTGCACGACTTCGCCACCGACGCGGCCGCTCACGGCGTCGTATATCCCTACTTGTGCATCTCGGTAGGCGAAGGACCGGACACGGCCGACGGCTATCGGCGCGCGCATGCCGTGCTGCAGACCCTGCACCGTGTTGCGGGCGAGCTACCGGTGACGGTGCCGATCCATCTTCGCGTCGACGTCAGCGATCCAGAATCCGTCGACGGCACGGCCGAACTGCTGCGCCGGCACGGCCGCCGGATCGGTCTGCTTTCGGTGATGGACCACACTCCCGGTCAGGGGCAATACCAAACCGAACGGGCTTGGCGTCCGGCGATGGGCACCCGGCTATGCCTCGACGATGACGAACTCAATCGTTGGCTGGCCACCCTGCACCGGCATGCGACCGGAACACCGTTGCGGCGCAGACAGATTGCCCGATTCGCCGCGGCGCACAACACGGTCTTCGCCACGCACGACCCGGACAGTGAAAGCGCCGTCACCGAGGCGGCCGCGATGCGGGCCAGCATCTGCGAGTTCCCCCTCACGCTGGATGCCGCTGCCGCAGCTCGCGATAACGGACTCGCGGTCGTCATGGGCGCACCCAACGCGTGGCGAGGGTCCTCGCACTTGAGCAATCTGTCCGCGCGCGACGCGATCGAGGCCGGTGTGGTGGATGTGCTCACCTCGGACTACCACAGCGGGTCATTGGCCCGGGCCGCGGTAGCCATCAGCGAGGCGGGGGTGGCCTCGATCGACACCGCGGTGGCGATGCTCACCACGCGTCCGCGCCAGGTGATTGCGTCCTCGAGTTGCGATGCCGGCGGGCTGACGCCCGGCCAACCCGCCGACCTGGTCGCGGTACGCACGGAGCCGATGGCTTCCGTCATGGCGACGTGGTCGTCGGGCCGACAGGTCAGCGGTCCTGCTCTTTGGTGA
- a CDS encoding zinc-binding dehydrogenase, translating into MTAVDGAVAARYARWDGVGQPITVVTTSAAIDPGPGRVLVEIDLATICGSDLHTVYGRRDAPHPGILGHEQVGHVVAIGSGGRPRYPNDAEVAIGDRVVWSITASCGRCRNCVWGLEQKCLHLKKYGHEALDSAWPLNGGFASHCVLLPGTTIVEVPDSVPDTVAAPASCATATVAAVFDAAELDRHRDPTRILITGAGMLGVTAAAMADALGAWVAVCDPDPLRQETAYSFGADLVVGDPEDVPPVDVALELSGDPIAVAACIASLDVGGRAVLAGSVAASQPISIDPEHLVRNLMTITGVHNYRPLHLRAAIDFLAAHHDRYPFAELVAAAADLDHLDDALRSAAASRSLRQSVCPTC; encoded by the coding sequence ATGACGGCAGTCGACGGCGCGGTCGCCGCGCGGTATGCGCGCTGGGACGGGGTGGGGCAGCCGATCACCGTGGTGACGACCAGTGCCGCGATCGACCCCGGTCCCGGCCGGGTGCTGGTCGAAATCGATCTGGCGACAATCTGCGGGAGCGACCTGCACACCGTGTACGGACGCAGGGACGCTCCGCACCCGGGCATCCTCGGCCACGAACAGGTTGGCCATGTGGTGGCCATCGGTTCCGGCGGGCGTCCCCGCTATCCGAACGATGCCGAGGTGGCGATCGGCGACCGGGTCGTGTGGTCCATCACCGCGTCCTGCGGGCGATGCCGCAATTGCGTGTGGGGCCTGGAACAGAAGTGCCTGCATCTCAAGAAGTACGGGCATGAGGCGCTCGATAGTGCCTGGCCGCTCAACGGTGGCTTCGCCAGTCACTGCGTCCTGTTGCCGGGCACCACGATCGTCGAGGTACCCGATAGCGTGCCGGACACCGTGGCGGCACCGGCGTCGTGCGCCACGGCGACAGTCGCGGCCGTGTTCGACGCGGCCGAACTCGATCGGCACCGGGATCCCACCCGGATCCTGATCACCGGCGCGGGCATGTTGGGAGTCACGGCGGCCGCGATGGCCGATGCGCTCGGTGCCTGGGTCGCGGTATGTGATCCCGACCCGTTGCGACAGGAAACGGCGTATAGCTTCGGCGCCGACCTTGTTGTCGGTGACCCCGAGGACGTGCCACCGGTCGACGTGGCGCTGGAACTGTCAGGCGACCCGATCGCCGTTGCAGCGTGCATCGCCAGTTTGGATGTCGGCGGCCGGGCCGTGCTGGCGGGATCGGTGGCCGCCAGTCAGCCTATATCGATCGACCCCGAGCATCTCGTCCGCAATCTGATGACAATCACTGGAGTGCACAATTACCGCCCCCTGCATCTTCGGGCCGCCATTGATTTCCTGGCCGCTCACCACGACCGCTATCCCTTCGCCGAGTTGGTGGCGGCGGCGGCTGATCTGGATCACCTCGACGACGCGTTGCGCAGCGCGGCGGCGTCGCGATCGCTACGCCAATCCGTTTGCCCCACATGTTGA
- a CDS encoding MFS transporter, whose protein sequence is MTAPNTAGVRARLDDAPVSRFHLKAAVTAGMGFFTDSYDLNVIGTVTLLVKPEFHLSTGQVGALTSSTLLAVAVGAFLFGRLGDLLGRRRVYGLEAVLMIIGALASAFAPNFISLLIARVVLGIGIGGDYPASGVIMTEYANRQNRGRLVGLTFLFYVFGQVAAYVVALVVVGLGTSPGLSWRLILGLGAIPSLLVLWNRRHMPESPRWTLVVAGDAERAARDLSVFSGRVVQVTTADRSPAAVTLRKALRSRSFRLTLLGTAGSWFFFNVAVYGNSVSQPLLINSISPHTSIVTNMAINAALVVCFSLVAALVGLALLDRIGRKPLQIIGFSLSALSMALIAAIPGLTSTVTPFAVVFGLSLFGIAVGPNYTTMLLAAESYPTAIRSTAHGISAGTAKVGAFLGALITPVALAHLGLRPTVLIAGVCFALGIVATMLLAEPKGAALDTVDIEVGSRKRRAGKLIASTGSQPVSA, encoded by the coding sequence ATGACCGCGCCGAATACCGCCGGGGTGCGCGCGCGACTCGACGACGCGCCGGTGAGCCGGTTTCACCTGAAAGCCGCCGTCACCGCCGGCATGGGATTCTTCACCGACTCCTACGACCTCAACGTCATCGGCACGGTGACCCTATTGGTCAAACCCGAGTTCCATCTATCGACCGGTCAGGTCGGCGCGCTGACCAGCTCGACCCTGCTGGCGGTCGCGGTGGGCGCATTCTTGTTCGGGCGCCTGGGGGATCTGTTGGGTCGACGGCGGGTGTACGGGCTGGAGGCGGTGTTGATGATCATCGGGGCGCTCGCCTCCGCCTTCGCCCCGAACTTCATCAGCCTGCTCATCGCCCGCGTCGTCCTCGGCATCGGCATCGGCGGCGATTATCCGGCCTCCGGGGTGATCATGACCGAGTACGCCAACCGGCAAAATCGCGGCCGCCTGGTCGGATTGACCTTCCTGTTCTACGTCTTCGGCCAGGTCGCGGCCTACGTCGTCGCGCTGGTCGTCGTCGGCCTGGGCACGTCGCCGGGGCTGTCCTGGCGGCTGATTCTCGGCCTGGGGGCGATCCCGTCATTGCTGGTGCTATGGAATCGCCGGCACATGCCGGAATCCCCGCGGTGGACCCTCGTCGTCGCCGGCGATGCCGAGCGGGCGGCGCGGGACCTCAGCGTTTTCTCCGGCCGCGTGGTGCAGGTGACCACTGCCGACCGCTCGCCCGCAGCGGTGACCTTGCGGAAAGCACTGCGCTCCCGATCATTTCGGCTCACCCTGCTCGGTACCGCGGGCAGCTGGTTTTTCTTCAACGTTGCCGTGTACGGGAATTCGGTGAGCCAGCCACTGCTCATCAATAGCATTTCGCCGCATACCAGCATCGTGACGAATATGGCGATCAACGCCGCGCTGGTGGTGTGTTTCAGCCTGGTCGCCGCGCTCGTCGGCCTGGCCCTGCTGGACCGGATCGGCCGTAAACCGTTGCAGATAATCGGATTCAGCCTCTCGGCGCTATCGATGGCGTTGATCGCCGCGATACCGGGGCTGACGTCGACGGTGACGCCGTTTGCGGTGGTCTTCGGGTTGTCGCTGTTCGGCATCGCCGTAGGACCCAACTACACGACGATGCTGTTGGCCGCGGAATCGTATCCAACCGCGATCCGCAGTACCGCACACGGGATTTCGGCCGGGACCGCCAAGGTGGGCGCCTTCCTGGGCGCCCTGATCACCCCGGTCGCGCTCGCTCACCTCGGCCTGCGGCCAACGGTGTTGATCGCCGGTGTGTGCTTTGCGCTCGGTATCGTCGCGACGATGCTGCTCGCCGAACCCAAGGGTGCCGCGCTGGACACCGTAGACATCGAGGTCGGGTCGCGGAAACGTCGGGCAGGCAAGCTCATTGCGTCAACGGGCTCGCAGCCGGTGTCGGCATGA
- a CDS encoding HAD family hydrolase, with translation MIRLACLDMAGTTVLDDGAVADAFDASLSASGLSAGSPDYDAAIRFVHDTMGQSKIEVFRSIFDGDLQRAETANAAFEAAYLEAIQSNRVAPIPQAAETIEKLRGSGCAVVLTTGFAPSTREAIIAALGWGDLITHALSPADAGRGRPYPDMVLTALLRTGTEAVDQIAVAGDTTSDLWAGSRAGAAIVAGVRTGAHGDADFAAVPHTHVLDSVADLVGCIDTHNQAVSR, from the coding sequence ATGATCAGATTGGCCTGCCTGGACATGGCGGGCACCACAGTGCTCGACGACGGCGCCGTCGCGGACGCATTCGACGCGTCTTTGTCGGCGTCGGGATTGTCGGCCGGTAGCCCGGACTATGACGCGGCCATCCGCTTTGTCCACGACACAATGGGACAGTCGAAGATCGAGGTGTTTCGGTCGATCTTCGACGGCGATCTGCAGCGGGCGGAAACTGCCAACGCCGCGTTCGAAGCGGCCTACCTCGAAGCCATCCAGAGCAACCGGGTGGCGCCTATTCCACAGGCCGCCGAGACCATCGAAAAGCTCCGCGGATCGGGCTGCGCTGTCGTGCTCACAACGGGCTTTGCTCCGAGCACACGCGAGGCCATCATCGCGGCCCTGGGGTGGGGCGACTTGATCACACACGCGTTGTCACCCGCGGATGCCGGCCGCGGACGTCCCTACCCGGACATGGTCCTGACCGCTTTGCTGCGCACCGGCACGGAGGCGGTGGACCAGATCGCCGTCGCCGGCGACACCACCAGTGACCTGTGGGCAGGTTCCCGGGCCGGCGCGGCGATCGTTGCGGGCGTGCGGACCGGGGCGCACGGTGATGCCGACTTCGCGGCCGTGCCGCACACCCACGTGCTGGACTCGGTCGCCGACCTGGTCGGCTGTATCGACACCCATAACCAGGCGGTGTCGCGATGA
- a CDS encoding GntR family transcriptional regulator: protein MVPGPKYRSIARILEEEIRDFNDGQRVPSENEVAQRFTVARSTARAALQYLTARNVIRRVRGAGSFASHRIDYPIDAERAPSWSATVRAAGACPRSVVRSCTQRLPPAEIAAKLQQPPSDPCHRLVRLSFVNDLPAAWGIEWVPVALVPDLALAMRANDSLHEVLTNAGLSPRRSWVHASTEIFEGEVADQLDAPQSSLGWYIESLNVDEGTLRPVSITQRWLRADTVRVTFDSAVSSRVSR from the coding sequence GTGGTCCCCGGCCCGAAGTACCGCTCGATCGCCCGAATCCTGGAAGAAGAGATTCGCGACTTCAACGACGGGCAACGGGTCCCGAGCGAGAACGAGGTCGCCCAGCGGTTCACCGTCGCCCGCTCGACGGCGCGCGCGGCGCTGCAGTATCTCACCGCCCGCAACGTGATCCGCCGGGTGCGCGGCGCCGGGAGCTTCGCTAGCCACCGCATCGACTACCCGATCGATGCGGAACGCGCGCCCTCGTGGAGCGCCACCGTGCGCGCGGCCGGTGCGTGTCCCCGAAGCGTGGTGCGCTCCTGCACCCAGCGGCTGCCCCCCGCAGAGATCGCAGCCAAACTGCAGCAGCCGCCGTCGGATCCGTGTCACCGCCTGGTGCGGCTGTCCTTCGTCAACGACCTTCCTGCGGCGTGGGGGATCGAATGGGTGCCGGTCGCATTGGTTCCCGACCTCGCGCTGGCAATGCGGGCCAACGACTCGCTGCACGAGGTTCTCACCAACGCGGGCCTTTCGCCGCGGCGGTCGTGGGTGCACGCCAGCACCGAGATATTCGAAGGTGAAGTCGCCGATCAACTCGACGCGCCGCAGTCCAGCCTGGGGTGGTACATCGAAAGCCTCAACGTCGATGAGGGCACGTTGCGGCCGGTGTCCATCACACAGCGGTGGTTGCGTGCCGACACCGTTCGCGTCACCTTCGACAGCGCGGTCAGCAGCCGGGTCAGTCGCTAG
- a CDS encoding isochorismatase family cysteine hydrolase: MTQEKDLTGLLVIDPYNDFISEGGKVWDRLKDVAEANGCVPHMRQTLGAARAAQIRVFYALHRRYRPGDYETWKYVAPIQQAAWSRKTFEFGTWGGELHPDFEPQPGDIVAQEHWCSSGFANTDLDLLLKKHGIHRLIVVGLIAHTCVEATVRFAAELGYDVTMVKDATASYSDVEMHAALEVNIPNYARAIVTTDEAVTQISALGR; the protein is encoded by the coding sequence GTGACGCAGGAAAAGGATCTCACCGGTCTCCTCGTAATCGATCCGTACAACGACTTCATCTCCGAAGGCGGCAAAGTGTGGGACCGCCTGAAGGATGTCGCCGAAGCCAACGGATGCGTCCCGCATATGCGTCAAACCCTCGGTGCCGCCCGGGCCGCCCAGATCCGGGTCTTCTATGCCCTGCACCGCCGCTACCGTCCGGGCGACTACGAGACTTGGAAGTACGTGGCGCCGATCCAGCAGGCCGCGTGGTCGCGCAAGACCTTCGAGTTCGGAACCTGGGGTGGCGAACTCCACCCCGACTTCGAGCCCCAACCGGGTGACATTGTCGCCCAAGAACATTGGTGCTCCAGTGGATTCGCCAACACCGATTTGGACCTGCTGCTCAAGAAGCACGGCATTCATCGGCTGATCGTGGTGGGCCTGATCGCCCACACCTGTGTCGAGGCGACCGTGCGATTCGCCGCCGAACTCGGCTACGACGTCACGATGGTCAAGGACGCAACGGCGAGCTACTCGGACGTCGAAATGCACGCCGCTCTCGAGGTCAATATCCCGAACTACGCTCGCGCGATTGTCACCACCGACGAAGCCGTCACGCAGATTTCGGCGCTGGGCCGCTAA
- a CDS encoding helix-turn-helix domain-containing protein yields MPDPQSLATFLRTRRDLLKPADVGLAEGERRRVAGLRREEVAMLAGISSEYYLRLEQGRERQPSDQVLEGLASALQLNDDATQYMRNLAHPAPRRRRRGAAPAEKIDPGLQTLIDNWHQTPAYIQNRQMTILAANAMARALTPFFAPGVNHMRSVFLEPDLSNWVRNWEEVSAILVSSLRFNVAEDDSNEPELQSLIGELSIASQRFRTLWARQDVRQKTTGPAVFDHPQVGLLELRYRTFVLPDSRQVLVTYYAAPGSTAEERLRLLSTLTGPRPSP; encoded by the coding sequence ATGCCCGATCCGCAGTCGTTGGCGACGTTTCTCAGAACGCGCCGCGATTTGCTGAAGCCCGCCGATGTCGGACTGGCCGAGGGTGAGCGCCGGCGGGTGGCGGGCTTGCGCCGCGAGGAAGTCGCGATGCTGGCCGGCATCAGCTCCGAGTACTACCTCAGACTCGAGCAAGGCCGCGAACGTCAGCCTTCCGATCAGGTGCTCGAGGGGTTGGCCAGCGCGCTACAACTCAACGACGACGCAACCCAATACATGCGCAATCTGGCTCACCCGGCGCCCCGTAGGCGACGGCGCGGTGCGGCGCCGGCCGAAAAAATTGATCCCGGGCTGCAGACCTTGATCGACAATTGGCACCAAACTCCCGCATACATACAGAACCGGCAGATGACCATCCTCGCTGCCAACGCGATGGCACGCGCGCTGACGCCGTTCTTTGCCCCGGGTGTCAACCACATGCGGTCGGTGTTCCTGGAACCCGACTTGAGCAACTGGGTGCGTAACTGGGAAGAGGTCTCCGCCATTCTGGTGTCTTCGCTGCGCTTCAATGTCGCCGAAGATGACTCCAATGAACCAGAACTGCAGTCGCTGATCGGCGAGCTCAGCATTGCCAGCCAACGGTTCCGGACTCTGTGGGCTCGCCAGGACGTCAGGCAGAAGACCACCGGGCCCGCCGTATTCGACCACCCCCAGGTCGGCTTGCTGGAGTTGCGTTACCGCACCTTCGTGCTTCCAGACAGCCGGCAGGTGCTCGTCACCTATTACGCGGCGCCCGGTTCGACCGCGGAGGAGAGGCTGCGATTGCTTTCCACGCTGACCGGCCCACGTCCTTCACCTTAA
- a CDS encoding cytochrome b: MTGEEVEKSGTAPRFTILSRILHWTMAPMVIAQLLIGVTMIASLSYYPLLLAIHRPLGVAILIFAVVRLANRLTHRPPAFLASMSRIERRIATWSEYALYGLLLVQPVIGWATLSAARLPVTLVGPIRLPGIAPQNLDLYAVLRECHGIFAFLLFAAFTAHMCAVLFHTLVLRDRLLDRMALWPSKFGAAREGDRQVDS; encoded by the coding sequence ATGACCGGCGAAGAAGTCGAAAAATCGGGTACTGCACCACGTTTCACGATCCTGTCCCGGATTTTGCACTGGACGATGGCGCCAATGGTTATCGCGCAGTTGCTCATTGGCGTGACCATGATCGCTTCGCTGAGCTATTACCCGTTGCTGTTGGCCATCCACCGGCCCTTGGGTGTGGCGATCCTGATCTTCGCGGTGGTGCGGCTGGCGAATCGGCTCACGCACCGCCCGCCGGCGTTTTTGGCCTCGATGAGCCGCATCGAGCGACGCATCGCGACGTGGTCGGAATACGCGCTCTACGGTTTGCTTCTGGTCCAGCCCGTAATCGGGTGGGCCACGCTGTCGGCTGCCAGACTCCCCGTCACCCTGGTGGGGCCGATCCGCCTGCCCGGCATCGCACCGCAGAACCTCGATCTGTACGCGGTGCTGCGCGAGTGCCATGGGATTTTCGCCTTCCTGCTGTTCGCCGCGTTTACCGCCCACATGTGCGCGGTTCTGTTTCACACCCTCGTGTTGCGCGACCGCCTGCTCGATCGAATGGCACTGTGGCCCAGCAAGTTCGGTGCCGCTCGTGAAGGCGATAGACAGGTAGATTCCTGA
- a CDS encoding catalase family peroxidase, translating into MEPADRDQEPEDRPAETQPNQPRFGALTRRGALLGMGAVAGVAAVDVGGFAYAGGWLRPDELTPPRFADRFEHVFGRHDGFRRNHAKGLSATGSFASTGAGAAICRAAVFQTGNVPLVGRFSLGGGLPDQSDKPDTVRGLGLLFQVPNGQQWRTAMVNFPVFTDRTPQGFYERLLASKPVPATGKPDPQQMAAFLDRHPETVAALKIIKQTPPSAGFADSTFHGLNAFYFTNSAGATVPVRWSAVAQQAGGQAVPSAPHGKDYLFDDLILAVGQRPLTWKLVLTIGEPGDPTDDATKPWPQSRRSIDAGTITIDAVQTEEAGNARDVNFDPTVLPDGITVSDDPLLAARSAVYARSFTRRAEEPKSPSEVNVRQGRS; encoded by the coding sequence ATGGAGCCCGCTGATCGCGATCAGGAGCCGGAGGATCGGCCCGCTGAAACACAGCCCAACCAACCTCGCTTCGGCGCACTCACCCGGCGCGGTGCACTGCTCGGGATGGGTGCGGTGGCCGGTGTCGCCGCCGTGGACGTGGGCGGGTTCGCCTACGCGGGCGGCTGGCTGCGGCCTGACGAGCTGACCCCGCCGCGCTTCGCCGATCGGTTCGAACACGTCTTCGGCCGTCATGACGGGTTCCGCCGAAATCACGCCAAAGGGCTGAGCGCGACAGGGTCGTTTGCGAGCACGGGGGCCGGCGCGGCGATCTGCCGGGCAGCGGTCTTCCAAACCGGAAACGTCCCGCTGGTCGGGCGGTTTTCGCTGGGCGGTGGTCTGCCGGACCAGAGCGACAAGCCCGACACAGTCCGCGGTCTGGGGCTGCTGTTCCAGGTACCCAACGGGCAGCAGTGGCGCACAGCGATGGTCAACTTCCCCGTCTTCACCGACCGGACTCCGCAGGGCTTTTACGAGCGGTTGCTCGCGTCCAAACCCGTTCCCGCCACGGGCAAACCCGATCCCCAGCAGATGGCCGCATTCCTCGACCGGCATCCGGAGACGGTTGCGGCGCTGAAAATCATCAAGCAGACACCGCCGAGCGCGGGGTTCGCGGACAGCACATTTCACGGCCTGAATGCCTTTTACTTCACCAACAGCGCCGGCGCGACTGTCCCGGTGCGCTGGTCGGCGGTTGCCCAGCAGGCGGGCGGGCAGGCGGTCCCATCGGCTCCGCATGGCAAGGACTACTTATTCGACGACCTCATTCTCGCGGTGGGGCAGCGGCCGTTGACGTGGAAGCTGGTTCTCACGATCGGCGAACCGGGCGACCCGACCGACGACGCCACCAAGCCCTGGCCGCAATCACGGCGGTCGATCGACGCCGGCACCATCACTATCGACGCGGTGCAGACCGAGGAAGCCGGCAACGCGCGCGACGTCAACTTCGACCCGACGGTGCTCCCCGACGGCATTACCGTGTCCGATGATCCGTTGCTTGCCGCGCGGTCGGCGGTCTACGCGCGCTCGTTCACCCGCCGTGCCGAGGAACCCAAGTCGCCCAGCGAGGTCAACGTCCGCCAGGGGCGCTCATGA